Proteins from a single region of Mustela erminea isolate mMusErm1 chromosome X, mMusErm1.Pri, whole genome shotgun sequence:
- the IRS4 gene encoding insulin receptor substrate 4 isoform X1: MGSWSRRARRVRQRSRVVLPAAVRFELSGRGRGRGGRGLGRADRGRRLLPPALPSPSPPASPSLILKPPCITMASGSFARDQATRRLRAAAAATAAALSAVATTPLLSSGIPTALIGTGSSCPGAMWFSTATGSRSDSESDEEDLPVGDEVCKRGYLRKQKHGHRRYFVLKLETADAPARLEYYENARKFRHSVRAAAAAAAAAASGAAVPALIPPRRVITLYQCFSVSQRADAKYRHLIALFTQDEYFAMVAENESEQESWYLLLSRLILESKRRRCGTPGALPDGEPAGPAAAAAAAEPPFYKDVWQVIVKPRGLGHRKELSGVFRLCLTDEEVVFVRLNTEVASVVVQLWSIRRCGHSEQYFFLEVGRSTVIGPGELWMQVDDCVVAQNMHELFLEKMRALCADEYRARCRSYTISIGAHLLNLLSARRHLDTLPREPGGWLRRSRFEQFYHFRAIGDREDEMPLTRRYLTPSEPVPTSRRARLHLPRARRSRRAISVPASYFRRLPSRPVRVPYPAEVPNHRAGLSPEASGSGNSGEEDSPQGQEAQEGNGGDYMPMNRWGSGNGQGSGSGQGSSGQGSSSQGSGGSQCSGGEPGSGGGQGSGSQGAGGNQRSGDGQSTAGGQGSGSGQGASGGGHGSSGGRGPGDGHGSGGGKSHGGGKGSGSGKISEGNGERGKSLKKRSYFGKLTQSKQHMPPPPPPPPPAGATGSKGKSGGRFRLYFCADRGTPKERKEAKELKDLETLEGAAQGPHRARAFDEDEDDPYVPMRPGVAAPPPSSSDYMPMAPQNLAPQNFAPSKMHHSRSPFEDSRGYMMMFPRVSSPPAPSPPKEADPEKEDESKDNDSESDYMFMAPGAGAIPKKPPNPQGGSSSKNWSSYVSLPNPFQGSPLGQSDHSEYVPMLPGKFPGKGLDKEASSSGGPKDAVSKPSAEGSFSKRGDGASLTKPSDDGPPKNKAKRPNSLSFITKGNKIKPKSQKPTREQRGADSSHDYVNIDFTKRESNVPAPFIHGLPGSWGIIAGPRLSAFSNYVNVEFGLPFPNPAHRLSNLLRAIPGANPLYLEGARWPLVPLPPNTAGGSANEEEGDYIEVIFNPAMTPAVPFGDRAIRYDAETGRIYVVDPFSECCMDISLSPGRCFEPPPVARLLQEEQQPERRRPQSRSQSFFGSARAAVSAFSTDSLERDLSSPLAAAAAASAAAPALALSQAFAAASALVVAPGVGAAARGLEAAAGFNSASARWFQPVVGAAAAAAAEAVRGAPNVAGGSNLRAPNPFADLAGGENGAAAAAPRPPPRRPVPRPPGREDPDEDDDDDDDIYVRMDFARPDNKKFDSPRRGPGTEAAVKNFPMVKESDYIATKTHFRRQVMLMKFHLCPLQICLKERKFRGF, encoded by the exons ATGGGTAGCTGGAGCCGCAGGGCCCGCCGCGTGAGGCAGCGGTCACGTGTTGTTTTGCCCGCCGCCGTGCGCTTTGAGTTGagtgggcgggggcggggccgaggcGGGAGGGGGCTAGGGCGGGCGGACAGGGGTAGACGGCTtcttcccccagccctcccttccccgagcccccccgcctccccctcgCTCATTTTAAAACCACCGTGCATCACCATGGCGAGTGGCTCCTTCGCTCGCGACCAAGCGACGAGGAGACTGAGGGCTGCTGCAGCGGCAACAGCGGCGGCTCTCTCTGCGGTGGCGACCACCCCACTTCTTTCCTCGGGCATCCCTACCGCACTCATTGGGACCGGGTCGTCTTGTCCGGGAGCCATGTGGTTCTCCACGGCCACCGGCTCCCGGTCAGACTCGGAGTCTGATGAGGAGGACCTCCCCGTCGGGGACGAAGTCTGCAAACGCGGCTACCTTCGGAAGCAGAAGCACGGCCACAGGCGCTACTTCGTGCTCAAACTCGAGACAGCCGACGCCCCGGCTCGGCTGGAATACTATGAAAACGCCAGGAAGTTCCGGCACAGTGTCCgcgccgcggcggcggcggcggcggcggctgcctCCGGAGCCGCGGTCCCCGCGCTCATCCCGCCGCGGCGCGTTATCACCCTGTACCAGTGCTTCTCCGTGAGCCAGCGAGCCGACGCCAAATACCGACACCTCATCGCCCTCTTCACCCAGGATGAGTACTTCGCCATGGTGGCCGAGAACGAGTCGGAGCAGGAGAGCTGGTACTTGCTGCTCAGCCGCCTCATCCTCGAGAGCAAACGCCGCCGCTGCGGCACGCCGGGCGCGCTGCCGGATGGGGAGCCAGCCGGGCCGGCGGCTGCAGCGGCGGCGGCCGAGCCACCCTTCTACAAGGATGTGTGGCAGGTAATAGTCAAACCCAGGGGGCTGGGGCACAGAAAAGAGCTGAGCGGCGTGTTCCGGCTCTGTCTTACCGACGAAGAGGTGGTGTTCGTGAGGCTGAACACCGAAGTGGCCAGCGTGGTTGTCCAGCTCTGGAGCATCCGTCGCTGCGGGCACTCGGAGCAGTATTTCTTCTTGGAAGTCGGCAGGTCCACGGTCATCGGCCCCGGGGAGCTCTGGATGCAGGTCGATGACTGTGTGGTAGCCCAAAACATGCACGAGCTGTTTCTGGAGAAGATGAGAGCCCTGTGTGCCGATGAGTACCGAGCCCGCTGCCGCAGCTACACCATCAGCATCGGCGCCCACCTGTTAAACCTGCTGTCCGCTAGGAGGCACCTGGACACGCTGCCGCGCGAGCCCGGCGGCTGGCTGAGAAGGTCCCGCTTTGAGCAGTTTTACCACTTCAGGGCCATCGGCGACAGGGAAGACGAGATGCCCCTCACCAGGCGCTACCTGACACCCAGCGAACCCGTGCCCACCTCCAGGCGAGCAAGGCTGCACCTGCCTAGAGCGCGCAGGTCCAGGAGAGCGATTTCAGTGCCTGCCAGCTATTTTCGCCGCCTCCCATCCAGACCGGTACGTGTCCCGTATCCTGCAGAAGTCCCGAACCACAGAGCTGGCCTGTCTCCTGAAGCCTCTGGATCTGGCAACTCTGGGGAAGAAGACAGTCCCCAAGGCCAAGAGGCTCAGGAAGGAAACGGAGGTGACTACATGCCCATGAACAGATGGGGCTCGGGCAACGGCCAGGGTTCCGGAAGTGGCCAGGGCTCGAGTGGCCAAGGCTCCAGTAGCCAGGGTTCAGGAGGAAGCCAGTGCTCTGGCGGGGAGCCGGGCTCCGGTGGTGGCCAGGGCTCAGGGAGCCAGGGTGCAGGAGGAAACCAGCGGTCAGGAGATGGCCAGAGCACTGCAGGTGGGCAAGGCTCGGGCAGTGGCCAGGGAGCCAGCGGCGGTGGACATGGCTCCAGCGGTGGGCGGGGACCCGGAGATGGCCATGGCTCAGGCGGGGGTAAGAGCCACGGAGGGGGTAAAGGTTCAGGAAGTGGGAAAATTTCGGAGGGCAATGGTGAGCGTGGAAAATCTCTGAAGAAAAGGTCCTACTTTGGCAAATTAACTCAAAGCAAGCAGCACATGccaccccctccacctccacctccaccggCTGGAGCAACTGGTAGCAAAGGGAAGTCTGGGGGAAGGTTCCGACTTTACTTTTGCGCTGACAGGGGAACCCCAAAAGAACGCAAAGAGGCCAAGGAGCTCAAAGACTTAGAGACACTGGAAGGTGCAGCTCAGGGGCCCCACAGAGCCAGAGCTTTTGACGAAGATGAGGATGACCCTTATGTGCCAATGAGGCCGGGGgtggctgcccctcccccaagctccAGTGACTATATGCCAATGGCTCCTCAAAATTTGGCTCCTCAAAACTTCGCTCCTTCAAAAATGCACCACTCTCGATCACCTTTTGAAGATTCAAGAGGGTACATGATGATGTTTCCCAGAGTGAGCTCACCACCTGCCCCAAGTCCCCCGAAAGAGGCAGATCCTGAAAAGGAGGATGAGTCAAAGGACAATGACAGTGAGAGTGACTATATGTTTATGGCTCCTGGAGCCGGTGCAattccaaaaaaacccccaaatcctcAGGGTGGCTCTTCCTCTAAAAACTGGAGCTCTTACGTTTCCCTGCCAAACCCTTTTCAGGGCTCCCCATTGGGACAGAGTGACCACAGTGAGTATGTACCAATGTTACCTGGAAAGTTCCCAGGGAAGGGCCTAGACAAGGAAGCCTCATCCAGCGGGGGCCCCAAAGATGCAGTTTCAAAGCCTTCAGCTGAGGGGTCATTCTCAAAGCGTGGAGATGGGGCGTCACTGACAAAGCCTTCAGATGACGGCCCCCCCAAGAACAAGGCTAAAAGACCTAACAGCCTCTCTTTcatcacaaaaggaaataaaatcaagcCAAAATCACAAAAGCCCACTCGTGAACAGAGAGGAGCTGACAGCTCTCATGACTACGTCAACATTGACTTCACTAAGAGAGAGAGCAATGTGCCAGCCCCCTTTATTCACGGACTGCCAGGTTCGTGGGGCATCATTGCGGGCCCCAGACTGTCAGCCTTTTCTAACTATGTGAATGTTGAGTTCGGACTGCCATTTCCAAACCCAGCACACAGGCTCTCGAATCTTTTAAGAGCCATTCCAGGTGCCAACCCCCTTTATCTGGAAGGTGCTAGGTGGCCACTTGTGCCTCTTCCTCCCAACACTGCAGGTGGCAGTGCGAATGAGGAAGAGGGTGACTACATTGAAGTGATTTTCAATCCAGCAATGACACCAGCCGTGCCTTTTGGTGACAGGGCCATTCGCTATGATGCCGAAACAGGTCGCATCTATGTGGTCGACCCATTTTCAGAGTGCTGTATGGACATTTCGCTCTCCCCCGGCCGCTGTTTCGAGCCACCACCTGTAGCCAGGCTGCTGCAGGAAGAACAACAGCCGGAGCGAAGACGCCCGCAAAGCCGTTCGCAAAGTTTCTTTGGGTCGGCCAGGGCCGCGGTCTCAGCTTTCTCAACGGATAGCCTCGAGAGAGATCTCTCGAGCCCCTTGGCCGCGGCCGCTGCTGCTTCGGCAGCTGCGCCCGCCCTAGCCTTGAGCCAGGCGTTTGCCGCCGCCTCTGCCCTCGTCGTGGCCCCGGGCGTCGGGGCAGCCGCCAGGGGCTTGGAGGCCGCCGCAGGCTTTAACTCCGCCTCCGCCCGCTGGTTCCAACCTGTTGTTGGCGCCgcggccgcggccgccgccgaAGCGGTCAGGGGGGCCCCAAACGTGGCCGGTGGCTCGAACCTGAGAGCCCCCAACCCATTTGCAGACCTAGCTGGCGGTGAGAACGGGGCCGCAGCGGCCGCCCCCCGACCGCCGCCGCGCCGCCCGGTGCCGAGACCCCCGGGGCGAGAGGATCCTGACGAAGACGACGACGATGACGACGACATCTACGTGAGAATGGACTTTGCCAGACCTGACAACAAGAAGTTCGACTCTCCCCGCAGAG GTCCTGGAACTGAAGCTGCTGTTAAGAACTTTCCCATGGTCAAAGAG agtgATTACATTGCCACAAAAACACACTTTAGAAGACAAGTGATGCTTATGAAGTTTCATCTTTGTCCACTCCAGATCtgcctaaaagaaagaaaattcagaggcTTCTGA
- the IRS4 gene encoding insulin receptor substrate 4 isoform X2: MGSWSRRARRVRQRSRVVLPAAVRFELSGRGRGRGGRGLGRADRGRRLLPPALPSPSPPASPSLILKPPCITMASGSFARDQATRRLRAAAAATAAALSAVATTPLLSSGIPTALIGTGSSCPGAMWFSTATGSRSDSESDEEDLPVGDEVCKRGYLRKQKHGHRRYFVLKLETADAPARLEYYENARKFRHSVRAAAAAAAAAASGAAVPALIPPRRVITLYQCFSVSQRADAKYRHLIALFTQDEYFAMVAENESEQESWYLLLSRLILESKRRRCGTPGALPDGEPAGPAAAAAAAEPPFYKDVWQVIVKPRGLGHRKELSGVFRLCLTDEEVVFVRLNTEVASVVVQLWSIRRCGHSEQYFFLEVGRSTVIGPGELWMQVDDCVVAQNMHELFLEKMRALCADEYRARCRSYTISIGAHLLNLLSARRHLDTLPREPGGWLRRSRFEQFYHFRAIGDREDEMPLTRRYLTPSEPVPTSRRARLHLPRARRSRRAISVPASYFRRLPSRPVRVPYPAEVPNHRAGLSPEASGSGNSGEEDSPQGQEAQEGNGGDYMPMNRWGSGNGQGSGSGQGSSGQGSSSQGSGGSQCSGGEPGSGGGQGSGSQGAGGNQRSGDGQSTAGGQGSGSGQGASGGGHGSSGGRGPGDGHGSGGGKSHGGGKGSGSGKISEGNGERGKSLKKRSYFGKLTQSKQHMPPPPPPPPPAGATGSKGKSGGRFRLYFCADRGTPKERKEAKELKDLETLEGAAQGPHRARAFDEDEDDPYVPMRPGVAAPPPSSSDYMPMAPQNLAPQNFAPSKMHHSRSPFEDSRGYMMMFPRVSSPPAPSPPKEADPEKEDESKDNDSESDYMFMAPGAGAIPKKPPNPQGGSSSKNWSSYVSLPNPFQGSPLGQSDHSEYVPMLPGKFPGKGLDKEASSSGGPKDAVSKPSAEGSFSKRGDGASLTKPSDDGPPKNKAKRPNSLSFITKGNKIKPKSQKPTREQRGADSSHDYVNIDFTKRESNVPAPFIHGLPGSWGIIAGPRLSAFSNYVNVEFGLPFPNPAHRLSNLLRAIPGANPLYLEGARWPLVPLPPNTAGGSANEEEGDYIEVIFNPAMTPAVPFGDRAIRYDAETGRIYVVDPFSECCMDISLSPGRCFEPPPVARLLQEEQQPERRRPQSRSQSFFGSARAAVSAFSTDSLERDLSSPLAAAAAASAAAPALALSQAFAAASALVVAPGVGAAARGLEAAAGFNSASARWFQPVVGAAAAAAAEAVRGAPNVAGGSNLRAPNPFADLAGGENGAAAAAPRPPPRRPVPRPPGREDPDEDDDDDDDIYVRMDFARPDNKKFDSPRRE; encoded by the exons ATGGGTAGCTGGAGCCGCAGGGCCCGCCGCGTGAGGCAGCGGTCACGTGTTGTTTTGCCCGCCGCCGTGCGCTTTGAGTTGagtgggcgggggcggggccgaggcGGGAGGGGGCTAGGGCGGGCGGACAGGGGTAGACGGCTtcttcccccagccctcccttccccgagcccccccgcctccccctcgCTCATTTTAAAACCACCGTGCATCACCATGGCGAGTGGCTCCTTCGCTCGCGACCAAGCGACGAGGAGACTGAGGGCTGCTGCAGCGGCAACAGCGGCGGCTCTCTCTGCGGTGGCGACCACCCCACTTCTTTCCTCGGGCATCCCTACCGCACTCATTGGGACCGGGTCGTCTTGTCCGGGAGCCATGTGGTTCTCCACGGCCACCGGCTCCCGGTCAGACTCGGAGTCTGATGAGGAGGACCTCCCCGTCGGGGACGAAGTCTGCAAACGCGGCTACCTTCGGAAGCAGAAGCACGGCCACAGGCGCTACTTCGTGCTCAAACTCGAGACAGCCGACGCCCCGGCTCGGCTGGAATACTATGAAAACGCCAGGAAGTTCCGGCACAGTGTCCgcgccgcggcggcggcggcggcggcggctgcctCCGGAGCCGCGGTCCCCGCGCTCATCCCGCCGCGGCGCGTTATCACCCTGTACCAGTGCTTCTCCGTGAGCCAGCGAGCCGACGCCAAATACCGACACCTCATCGCCCTCTTCACCCAGGATGAGTACTTCGCCATGGTGGCCGAGAACGAGTCGGAGCAGGAGAGCTGGTACTTGCTGCTCAGCCGCCTCATCCTCGAGAGCAAACGCCGCCGCTGCGGCACGCCGGGCGCGCTGCCGGATGGGGAGCCAGCCGGGCCGGCGGCTGCAGCGGCGGCGGCCGAGCCACCCTTCTACAAGGATGTGTGGCAGGTAATAGTCAAACCCAGGGGGCTGGGGCACAGAAAAGAGCTGAGCGGCGTGTTCCGGCTCTGTCTTACCGACGAAGAGGTGGTGTTCGTGAGGCTGAACACCGAAGTGGCCAGCGTGGTTGTCCAGCTCTGGAGCATCCGTCGCTGCGGGCACTCGGAGCAGTATTTCTTCTTGGAAGTCGGCAGGTCCACGGTCATCGGCCCCGGGGAGCTCTGGATGCAGGTCGATGACTGTGTGGTAGCCCAAAACATGCACGAGCTGTTTCTGGAGAAGATGAGAGCCCTGTGTGCCGATGAGTACCGAGCCCGCTGCCGCAGCTACACCATCAGCATCGGCGCCCACCTGTTAAACCTGCTGTCCGCTAGGAGGCACCTGGACACGCTGCCGCGCGAGCCCGGCGGCTGGCTGAGAAGGTCCCGCTTTGAGCAGTTTTACCACTTCAGGGCCATCGGCGACAGGGAAGACGAGATGCCCCTCACCAGGCGCTACCTGACACCCAGCGAACCCGTGCCCACCTCCAGGCGAGCAAGGCTGCACCTGCCTAGAGCGCGCAGGTCCAGGAGAGCGATTTCAGTGCCTGCCAGCTATTTTCGCCGCCTCCCATCCAGACCGGTACGTGTCCCGTATCCTGCAGAAGTCCCGAACCACAGAGCTGGCCTGTCTCCTGAAGCCTCTGGATCTGGCAACTCTGGGGAAGAAGACAGTCCCCAAGGCCAAGAGGCTCAGGAAGGAAACGGAGGTGACTACATGCCCATGAACAGATGGGGCTCGGGCAACGGCCAGGGTTCCGGAAGTGGCCAGGGCTCGAGTGGCCAAGGCTCCAGTAGCCAGGGTTCAGGAGGAAGCCAGTGCTCTGGCGGGGAGCCGGGCTCCGGTGGTGGCCAGGGCTCAGGGAGCCAGGGTGCAGGAGGAAACCAGCGGTCAGGAGATGGCCAGAGCACTGCAGGTGGGCAAGGCTCGGGCAGTGGCCAGGGAGCCAGCGGCGGTGGACATGGCTCCAGCGGTGGGCGGGGACCCGGAGATGGCCATGGCTCAGGCGGGGGTAAGAGCCACGGAGGGGGTAAAGGTTCAGGAAGTGGGAAAATTTCGGAGGGCAATGGTGAGCGTGGAAAATCTCTGAAGAAAAGGTCCTACTTTGGCAAATTAACTCAAAGCAAGCAGCACATGccaccccctccacctccacctccaccggCTGGAGCAACTGGTAGCAAAGGGAAGTCTGGGGGAAGGTTCCGACTTTACTTTTGCGCTGACAGGGGAACCCCAAAAGAACGCAAAGAGGCCAAGGAGCTCAAAGACTTAGAGACACTGGAAGGTGCAGCTCAGGGGCCCCACAGAGCCAGAGCTTTTGACGAAGATGAGGATGACCCTTATGTGCCAATGAGGCCGGGGgtggctgcccctcccccaagctccAGTGACTATATGCCAATGGCTCCTCAAAATTTGGCTCCTCAAAACTTCGCTCCTTCAAAAATGCACCACTCTCGATCACCTTTTGAAGATTCAAGAGGGTACATGATGATGTTTCCCAGAGTGAGCTCACCACCTGCCCCAAGTCCCCCGAAAGAGGCAGATCCTGAAAAGGAGGATGAGTCAAAGGACAATGACAGTGAGAGTGACTATATGTTTATGGCTCCTGGAGCCGGTGCAattccaaaaaaacccccaaatcctcAGGGTGGCTCTTCCTCTAAAAACTGGAGCTCTTACGTTTCCCTGCCAAACCCTTTTCAGGGCTCCCCATTGGGACAGAGTGACCACAGTGAGTATGTACCAATGTTACCTGGAAAGTTCCCAGGGAAGGGCCTAGACAAGGAAGCCTCATCCAGCGGGGGCCCCAAAGATGCAGTTTCAAAGCCTTCAGCTGAGGGGTCATTCTCAAAGCGTGGAGATGGGGCGTCACTGACAAAGCCTTCAGATGACGGCCCCCCCAAGAACAAGGCTAAAAGACCTAACAGCCTCTCTTTcatcacaaaaggaaataaaatcaagcCAAAATCACAAAAGCCCACTCGTGAACAGAGAGGAGCTGACAGCTCTCATGACTACGTCAACATTGACTTCACTAAGAGAGAGAGCAATGTGCCAGCCCCCTTTATTCACGGACTGCCAGGTTCGTGGGGCATCATTGCGGGCCCCAGACTGTCAGCCTTTTCTAACTATGTGAATGTTGAGTTCGGACTGCCATTTCCAAACCCAGCACACAGGCTCTCGAATCTTTTAAGAGCCATTCCAGGTGCCAACCCCCTTTATCTGGAAGGTGCTAGGTGGCCACTTGTGCCTCTTCCTCCCAACACTGCAGGTGGCAGTGCGAATGAGGAAGAGGGTGACTACATTGAAGTGATTTTCAATCCAGCAATGACACCAGCCGTGCCTTTTGGTGACAGGGCCATTCGCTATGATGCCGAAACAGGTCGCATCTATGTGGTCGACCCATTTTCAGAGTGCTGTATGGACATTTCGCTCTCCCCCGGCCGCTGTTTCGAGCCACCACCTGTAGCCAGGCTGCTGCAGGAAGAACAACAGCCGGAGCGAAGACGCCCGCAAAGCCGTTCGCAAAGTTTCTTTGGGTCGGCCAGGGCCGCGGTCTCAGCTTTCTCAACGGATAGCCTCGAGAGAGATCTCTCGAGCCCCTTGGCCGCGGCCGCTGCTGCTTCGGCAGCTGCGCCCGCCCTAGCCTTGAGCCAGGCGTTTGCCGCCGCCTCTGCCCTCGTCGTGGCCCCGGGCGTCGGGGCAGCCGCCAGGGGCTTGGAGGCCGCCGCAGGCTTTAACTCCGCCTCCGCCCGCTGGTTCCAACCTGTTGTTGGCGCCgcggccgcggccgccgccgaAGCGGTCAGGGGGGCCCCAAACGTGGCCGGTGGCTCGAACCTGAGAGCCCCCAACCCATTTGCAGACCTAGCTGGCGGTGAGAACGGGGCCGCAGCGGCCGCCCCCCGACCGCCGCCGCGCCGCCCGGTGCCGAGACCCCCGGGGCGAGAGGATCCTGACGAAGACGACGACGATGACGACGACATCTACGTGAGAATGGACTTTGCCAGACCTGACAACAAGAAGTTCGACTCTCCCCGCAGAG agtgA